The following are from one region of the Camelus dromedarius isolate mCamDro1 chromosome 34, mCamDro1.pat, whole genome shotgun sequence genome:
- the TLCD5 gene encoding TLC domain-containing protein 5 isoform X1: MALALCLQVLCSLGGWLSLYVSFCHLNKHRSYEWSCRLVTFTHGVLSIGFSAYIGFIDGPWPFTHPGSPNTPLQVHVLCLTLGYFVFDLGWCIYFQSEGALMLAHHTLSILGIILALVLGESGTEVNAVLFGSEITNPLLQMRWFLRETGRYHSFTGDVVDFLFVALFTGVRIGVGARLLFCEMVSPKPKWFVKVGGVAMYGVSWCFMFSIWRFAWRKSIKKYHAWRSRRNEEWQLKHNGHLKTH; the protein is encoded by the exons ATGGCCTTAGCTCTGTGTCTGCAGGTGCTGTGCAGCCTGGGGGGCTGGCTCTCACTCTACGTTTCTTTCTGCCACCTGAATAAGCACCGAAGTTATGAGTGGAGCTGCCGGCTGGTTACATTCACCCATGGAGTCCTCTCGATAGGTTTCTCAGCTTATATTGGCTTCATTGATGGCCCTTGGCCTTTTACCCACCCAG GCTCGCCCAACACACCTCTCCAAGTGCACGTTCTGTGTCTCACCTTGGGCTACTTCGTCTTCGACTTGGGCTGGTGCATCTACTTCCAGTCTGAGGGTGCCCTGATGCTGGCTCACCACACACTGAGTATCCTGGGCATCATCCTGGCCCTGGTGCTCGGAGAGTCAGGCACAGAGGTCAATGCAGTCCTCTTCGGAAGCGAGATCACCAACCCCTTGCTACAGATGCGCTGGTTTCTCCGTGAAACAGGTCGTTACCACAGTTTCACTGGAGACGTGGTGGACTTCCTCTTTGTGGCTCTGTTCACTGGAGTGAGGATTGGTGTAGGGGCTCGcctccttttctgtgaaatggtCTCACCCAAGCCCAAGTGGTTTGTGAAGGTTGGGGGAGTGGCGATGTATGGTGTGTCTTGGTGTTTCATGTTTAGCATCTGGCGCTTTGCATGGAGGAAAAGCATCAAGAAGTACCATGCCTGGAGAAGCAGGCGGAATGAGGAGTGGCAGCTGAAACATAATGGACATCTCAAGACACACTAG
- the TLCD5 gene encoding TLC domain-containing protein 5 isoform X2: MLAHHTLSILGIILALVLGESGTEVNAVLFGSEITNPLLQMRWFLRETGRYHSFTGDVVDFLFVALFTGVRIGVGARLLFCEMVSPKPKWFVKVGGVAMYGVSWCFMFSIWRFAWRKSIKKYHAWRSRRNEEWQLKHNGHLKTH, from the coding sequence ATGCTGGCTCACCACACACTGAGTATCCTGGGCATCATCCTGGCCCTGGTGCTCGGAGAGTCAGGCACAGAGGTCAATGCAGTCCTCTTCGGAAGCGAGATCACCAACCCCTTGCTACAGATGCGCTGGTTTCTCCGTGAAACAGGTCGTTACCACAGTTTCACTGGAGACGTGGTGGACTTCCTCTTTGTGGCTCTGTTCACTGGAGTGAGGATTGGTGTAGGGGCTCGcctccttttctgtgaaatggtCTCACCCAAGCCCAAGTGGTTTGTGAAGGTTGGGGGAGTGGCGATGTATGGTGTGTCTTGGTGTTTCATGTTTAGCATCTGGCGCTTTGCATGGAGGAAAAGCATCAAGAAGTACCATGCCTGGAGAAGCAGGCGGAATGAGGAGTGGCAGCTGAAACATAATGGACATCTCAAGACACACTAG